One genomic region from Chionomys nivalis chromosome 17, mChiNiv1.1, whole genome shotgun sequence encodes:
- the LOC130888426 gene encoding sperm motility kinase X-like, whose translation MEQGRETFYCDEDTFGNVYQMMTTLGRGAFATVKLAFHVPTVSYVAVKILANGKGNCARNNNEVDIMRSLVHPHIIKFFQEVQTREMTYLIMDYASKGDLLRQIRKPGGLQECEARRLFAQVVQAVKYCHDNCIVHRDIKPNNILIDASGNAKLCDFGLAVRVVPGTKLKPFCGTLAYCAPELFGVEPYDGYASDMWNLGVLLYYMVARHLPFQASSSRGLKQQILAANFSVPHHVPLDIFNVIVEIFMISPNRRPTISQILRRPMIRDSQARASIQSLPGTPSPSIVGTMAGMGYQREEMTECLEDQKFNPVMATYLSLQHQAPRGDCCHHRVKPTKPMEPGLVLSLADLHIFSGTLGRAAEPTPPTFIMPSEPQEKEDENSRQGGRRHSVPATLCCQPRRIHPAHLSHLRCPVADSLMSSSLESSKSFSKSSSLESSKSFSKSEIGLCGSLTASAQPSCSLYHSLGAGHNEAANDGEKLWSSLGTALCVTPKGSSLGDTLQEEVTTRQEEAISHGQPQDAGPTSSRNQRRHRWKRLKKTIVNAFLHLCCCLPPAERNHSSHENQAPHSADPRGTHRTR comes from the coding sequence ATGGAGCAGGGCAGAGAGACCTTCTACTGTGACGAGGACACATTTGGCAATGTCTATCAAATGATGACAACTCTGGGACGAGGAGCCTTTGCCACAGTCAAACTGGCCTTTCACGTGCCCACTGTCAGCTACGTGGCTGTGAAGATTCTGGCAAATGGGAAGGGGAACTGTGCCCGGAACAACAATGAGGTCGATATAATGAGATCCCTCGTTCATCCGCACATAATCAAGTTCTTTCAGGAGGTGCAGACACGGGAGATGACGTATCTCATAATGGATTACGCCTCAAAGGGGGACCTGTTGCGTCAGATTCGCAAACCGGGAGGCTTACAGGAGTGCGAGGCTCGAAGGCTGTTTGCACAGGTAGTACAGGCAGTGAAGTACTGCCACGACAACTGTATCGTCCACAGGGACATTAAGCCAAATAACATCTTGATCGACGCCTCTGGGAATGCCAAGCTCTGTGATTTTGGCCTGGCAGTCAGAGTTGTCCCTGGGACAAAACTAAAGCCTTTCTGCGGCACTCTGGCCTACTGTGCCCCGGAACTCTTCGGAGTGGAGCCATACGATGGCTATGCCAGCGATATGTGGAACTTAGGCGTGCTCCTCTACTACATGGTGGCCAGGCACCTTCCGTTCCAAGCCAGCTCTTCTAGGGGCTTGAAGCAGCAAATTTTGGCTGCAAACTTCAGCGTTCCTCATCATGTCCCACTTGATATTTTCAACGTCATCGTGGAAATCTTCATGATCAGCCCCAACAGGAGGCCCACCATCAGTCAGATCCTGAGGCGCCCCATGATCAGGGACAGCCAGGCACGGGCATCCATCCAGAGTCTCCCAGGCACCCCGAGCCCTAGCATTGTCGGCACCATGGCAGGCATGGGGTACCAACGTGAAGAAATGACTGAGTGTCTAGAAGACCAAAAATTTAATCCGGTGATGGCCACATACCTGAGTCTGCAACACCAGGCACCCAGGGGAGACTGCTGCCATCACCGGGTGAAACCCACAAAACCCATGGAGCCAGGCCTTGTCCTCAGCCTGGCTGATCTTCACATCTTTTCTGGGACTCTCGGGAGAGCTGCTGAGCCTACTCCCCCAACCTTCATCATGCCATCTGAGCCCcaggagaaagaagatgagaatTCCAGGCAGGGTGGCAGAAGGCATAGCGTGCCTGCCACCCTGTGCTGCCAGCCTAGGAGGATCCACCCTGCCCACCTATCCCACCTGCGCTGTCCTGTGGCTGATTCCCTCATGAGCAGTAGCCTGGAGAGCAGCAAGAGTTTCTCGAAGAGCAGTAGCCTGGAGAGCAGCAAGAGTTTCTCGAAGTCGGAGATCGGTTTGTGTGGCAGCCTGACGGCGAGTGCCCAGCCATCCTGCTCTCTATACCACTCTCTTGGGGCAGGCCACAATGAAGCTGCAAATGATGGAGAGAaactctggagctcactggggACAGCTCTGTGTGTAACCCCCAAAGGCTCCTCCCTTGGGGACACACTGCAGGAAGAAGTGACCACCAGACAGGAAGAGGCCATCAGCCATGGTCAGCCCCAGGATGCCGGGCCAACTTCCTCCCGAAACCAGAGGCGTCACCGCTGGAAGAGGCTCAAGAAAACCATTGTCAATGCTTTCCTACACCTATGTTGCTGCCTGCCTCCTGCAGAGAGAAATCATTCCTCCCATGAGAACCAGGCTCCACACTCAGCAGATCCTAGAGGCACCCACAGAACCAGGTGA
- the LOC130888424 gene encoding sperm motility kinase X-like, producing the protein MEQGRETFYCDEDTFGNVYQMMTTLGRGAFATVKLAFHVPTVSYVAVKILANGKGNCARNNNEVDIMRSLVHPHIIKFFQEVQTREMTYLIMDYASKGDLLRQIRKPGGLQECEARRLFAQVVQAVKYCHDNCIVHRDIKPNNILIDASGNAKLCDFGLAVRVVPGTKLKPFCGTLAYCAPELFGVEPYDGYASDVWNLGVLLYYMVARHLPFQASSSRGLKQQILAANFSVPHHVPLDIFNVIVEIFMISPNRRPTISQILRRPMIRDSQARASIQSLPGTPSPSIVGTMAGMGYQREEMIECPEDQKFNQVMATYLSLQHQAPRGDCGHHRVKPTKPMEPGLVLNLADLHTFSGTLRRAAEPTPLTFIMPSEPQEKEDENSRQGGRRHSVPAALCCQPRRIHLAHLSHLRCPVADFLMSSSLDSSKSFSQSKIGLCGSLRASAQPSCSLYHPLGTDHNEAANDTEKLWSLLGTALRVTPKGSSLGSLQEEVTTLQEEAISHGQPQDAGTASSRHQRRHRWKRLKKTIVNAFRHLCCCLPPAERNHASHGNQAPHSADSRGTHRTR; encoded by the coding sequence ATGGAGCAGGGCAGAGAGACCTTCTACTGTGACGAGGACACATTTGGCAATGTCTATCAAATGATGACAACTCTGGGACGAGGAGCCTTTGCCACAGTCAAACTGGCCTTTCACGTGCCCACTGTCAGCTACGTGGCTGTGAAGATTCTGGCAAATGGGAAGGGGAACTGTGCCCGGAACAACAATGAGGTCGATATAATGAGATCCCTCGTTCATCCGCACATAATCAAGTTCTTTCAGGAGGTGCAGACACGGGAGATGACGTATCTCATAATGGATTACGCCTCAAAGGGGGACCTGTTGCGTCAGATTCGCAAACCGGGAGGCTTACAGGAGTGCGAGGCTCGAAGGCTGTTTGCACAGGTAGTACAGGCAGTGAAGTACTGCCACGACAACTGTATCGTCCACAGGGACATTAAGCCAAATAACATCTTGATCGACGCCTCTGGGAATGCCAAGCTCTGTGATTTTGGCCTGGCAGTCAGAGTTGTCCCTGGGACAAAACTAAAGCCTTTCTGCGGCACTCTGGCCTACTGTGCCCCGGAACTCTTCGGAGTGGAGCCATACGATGGCTATGCCAGCGATGTGTGGAACTTAGGCGTGCTCCTCTACTACATGGTGGCCAGGCACCTTCCATTCCAAGCCAGCTCTTCTAGGGGCTTGAAGCAGCAAATTTTGGCTGCAAACTTCAGCGTTCCTCATCATGTCCCACTTGATATTTTCAATGTCATCGTGGAAATCTTCATGATCAGCCCCAACAGGAGGCCCACCATCAGTCAGATCCTGAGGCGCCCCATGATCAGGGACAGCCAGGCACGGGCATCCATCCAGAGTCTCCCAGGCACCCCGAGCCCTAGCATTGTCGGCACCATGGCAGGCATGGGGTACCAACGTGAAGAAATGATTGAGTGTCCAGAAGACCAAAAATTTAATCAGGTGATGGCCACATACCTGAGTCTGCAACACCAGGCACCCAGGGGAGACTGCGGCCATCACCGGGTGAAACCCACAAAACCCATGGAGCCAGGCCTTGTCCTCAACCTGGCCGATCTTCACACCTTTTCTGGGACTCTGAGGAGAGCTGCTGAGCCTACTCCCCTAACCTTCATCATGCCATCTGAGCCCcaggagaaagaagatgagaatTCCAGGCAGGGTGGCAGAAGGCATAGCGTGCCTGCCGCCCTGTGCTGCCAGCCTAGGAGGATCCACCTTGCCCACCTGTCCCACCTGCGCTGTCCTGTGGCTGATTTCCTCATGAGCAGTAGCCTGGACAGCAGCAAGAGTTTCTCGCAGTCAAAGATCGGGTTGTGTGGGAGCCTGAGGGCAAGTGCCCAGCCATCATGTTCTCTTTACCACCCTCTTGGGACAGACCACAATGAGGCTGCAAacgacacagagaaactctggagcTTGCTGGGGACGGCTCTGCGTGTAACCCCCAAAGGCTCCTCCCTTGGGTCACTGCAAGAAGAAGTGACCACCTTACAGGAAGAGGCCATCAGCCATGGTCAGCCCCAGGATGCCGGCACAGCTTCCTCCCGACACCAGAGGCGTCACCGCTGGAAGAGGCTCAAGAAAACCATTGTCAATGCTTTCCGACACCTATGTTGCTGCCTGCCTCCTGCAGAGAGAAATCATGCCTCCCATGGGAACCAGGCTCCACACTCAGCAGATTCTAGAGGCACCCACAGAACCAGGTGA